The Toxorhynchites rutilus septentrionalis strain SRP chromosome 1, ASM2978413v1, whole genome shotgun sequence genome contains the following window.
GCTCTATCAATAAATGAATAGTTTTAAGTTCTATTCAGCTTCAATTTATACCAATAAGAAATACAATATAAAATAGGTTCAATTTGATCACTCTCGCTATTCACAACCATCTATcctttttattgtttatatttactACTGTTGACAACTCCATGTCCGGTACGCGGTTAACAGTAGTAGTTGGGGCAGTAGTAGCAGTGATAAACAGCAATTGGGCAGTAGTGGCAACAACACCAGTAGGAGAGTTGTGGTTTGACGGGTCCGTAGACGTGGCGGGATTAACACTCCCCCCCCGGGATGCGCCGTTAGTCCTTCTGAGGCGTATCCTTAGGGACGCCCACGTCTAGGACGGCTATTTTCACGGCCGGGCGTTCATATATGCCATGTGCGGTCTGGATGGTAGCCCATCTTACTTGGCCGTCGGCTCCTGGCTTCGTAGCTATAACTCGCCCTTTCGGCCAACAATTACGTGGAGAGTTAGGGTCCACAATTACGACGATATTCCCGACCTCGATTGGTTTCGCTGGGTCAAACCATTTGGGTCGTCGTGTGATTGACGGTAAGTAATCCCGAAGCCATTGTTTCCAAAACTGATTTGCTAAGGTTTGAGAGTGTTGCCAGCAGTTCCGGAGCGTCGCAGGATTATCGTCTAGAAGGGTCCATGGCTTCAGACCGTTTGACGAACCTAATAAAAAGTGGTTTGGGGTGAGCACCGGGGACTCGTCGTCTTCCAACGGGATGCTGGTCAGTGGTCGAGAGTTCACGATGTTTTCCACTTCTATGAGTAGATTCTCCAGGACTTCGTAGGAAAGCGGGCCTTTTGGCAGAAGCTTATTGAGGTTTTGTTTGACTGTGCGTATGAGACGCTCCCACGCTCCTCCCATATGTGGAGAAGCTGGTGGATTGAAGTTCCAACTGGTGTGGGGTGTAGTGAATTCGGCAATCAAACGTTGTTGATCTAGATTCGCCAAAACGACCTTCAACTCTCTGTTAGCACCACGGAAATTAGTACCTTGGTCGCTGTAAATAACTGCCGGTGCACCTCTCCTACCTATTACGTTGCGTAGAGCCATGATGCAGGAATCAGTACTGAGTGTGTGTGCAATTTGCAGATGTATAGCGCGGATGGTGAGACAGGTAGCAATTAGTACCCAACGTTTTTCCGTTTTGCGATTTGCGGAGACCATAATCGGACCGAAATAATCCACCCCCATATGTGTGAACGGACGAGAGCAGGCGGCTAGGCGCGATGGAGGCAGATCACTCATGGCTGGGGGTTGTGGGACTACCCTCTCGTTCATGCATTTCTGGCAGCCTTTGCGGATCGTAGCATATACGGATTTGAGACGAGGAATTCTATATCGCTGGCGAATCTCATTTAGAACAGTGTTGTGGTTTTGGTGGTGGTACTTGCGGTGGTAATGGAGTACTATCAGATGGGTAACGTGATGATTGCGCGGAAGGATGATAGGATTTACTGCGTCGTAGTTGATAAACGAACAGGCACCGGTCCGACCACGGACTCTCAACACGTCGGACTCATCGAGGAAAGGACAGAAGTAGACGATAGAGCTGTTTTTGGGAATCGTATTGCTTTCGGTTTCATTTAGGCGGTTGGCGAAAAGGATTGAAATTTCTTCCGCATACTCGCATTGCTGGGCTAGACGATAGAGAATTTTCTCGGCTCTTATCAACTCTTGCTGTGTTAGCGGTCCACTAGTCCGTTCACTCTTACTGACCATCTTCGAGTTGAATATATATCGAAAAACGTATGCCGTAGTACGTAGCATAGTGGCCCATTTCGAAAAGTTCTGTGGATTTATAATCGGTTCCTCCGTGGGAGCGTGCATGAACACATGCGCTCGCAATTCCGTGTCCGTCACCCCATACTGTGGGGCAGCCGCCAATAGGCCTTAGGTTTTCGAAGGAATTCCGGTCCTTGAAACCAGCGACTGGATGCACTGAGATCCGGTTGGCGCGACCATTTGGTGCCTTCATCAGCCACGTTCTGATTTGTTGGAACCCACCGCCACTCTTTCGCGTCTGATGTTTCCAGTATCTCACTTACACGGAATGCTACGAACTGGCTGTATCGTCGATGATCGGAGTTTATCCAACAGAGAACGTCTCTCGAATCGGTCCAAAAATAACGCTCGGACAACCTAGCGGATAATGACTGTGCAACGCTGTTCGCTAAGCGAACTCCTAGAATACTGGATTGCAGCTCTGAGCGTGGTATGGAGAGGAACTTCAGTGGAGCAACCCGTGTTTTGGCGCTGACAAAGGCGGTTTCAATGACGTCTCCTTCTTCGAACCTGAGATATATAACGGCGGCGAATCCGTTCTCGCTCGCATCGACGAACGTGTGCATCTGGACCTTGCTGTTTAATGATACGGATACTCTATAACACCTTGGAATTTTGACATTGTTCACCTCTGGTAAAACCTTTAACCAAATTAGCCACTTTTGGAATTGTGGTTCTTCGATGTGGGTGTCCCAGTCAATCGAGGATCTCCAAATCTCCTGCAGAAGTACTTTTAGGTacatgagaaagtgtgcaataAAGCCCAATGGATCGAACATCATCATGAGTGTTCGGAGCACCTCGCGTTTAGTGGGTCGTCGGTGCCCAGAGAGCAGATCCTGGTTGTACCGTGGGGACACCTTGAAAGTGAAGCAGTCCGCAGTAGTATTCCACCAAAGTCCCAATACTTTTTCGGTGGCGTTTTCTTCGCCAAATCCGAGGTTCTTTTCGTTAGTCACTTCTTCCTGAACGGAAGCCAGGACAGCTAATGAATTGGATAGCCAATTTCGCATCTCGAATCCTCCTGCGGCGTGGATGCGTTTGACGTCTTGTACTAGCTTAACAGCATCTTCATTTGTTTCGACGCTAGCGAGCATGTCATCAACGTAATGATTTTTCACAATCGCGTTAACAGCTTGCGGGCATTCGTGCTCAAATCGTTTGGCGTTGATGTTTATCACATACTGGGCTGTCGCGGGCGAACAGCAGGCGCCAAACGTCATCACTTTCATAATGTACACATCTGGTGGGTCATTATCCTCGTTTTCTTTCCAGAAGAATAATTGAAAATACTGATCTTCTCGCCTTATCATAATTTGGTGGAACATTTCACGAATGTCCCCGCATACTGCAACTCGAAACTCCCGAAACTGAATCAGAACTGATAAAAGCGATGCCATGTGATCGGGCCCTTTCAGCAGGACTGAGTTCAATGATATTCCTTGAACTGTTGCTGCCGCATCCCAAACCAACCTAAGTTTTCCCGGTTTGTTGGGGTTAAAGACTGGAAATACTGGCAGATACCACTCGCACAGTCGACGGGTTTTCAACTCCTTCTCTGTCAACTTTCGGACGTACCCTTTCTGAACGTACTCGGCCATTTTTTCCCGTATTGTCTTCGCCAAAACATCGTCTTTCTTCATTCGGCGCTCAAGACATTCCCATCTTTTGAGGGCCATCGCTTTGCTGTCGGGAAGACGCACGGTGTCGTACTTGAAAAGTAGACCAGATTCGAAGCGGCCTTCTTTAAGAGTCACCGTTTCTAGAATTTTCGTAGCACGTTGGTCATCTACAGAGAGATGTAGCTTATCAGGCTTGAAGATACCCATACTGTCAAGAGTGAAATAGGTTTTCATCGCTGCATGTAAATTTTCATCAGAGCCTTCGTTGCACTCGCACACTTGTACAGCATGGTAATTGATGTGGCTCCCGAAGAGTTGTTTGGACGAGCAGTTCCCGTACACAATCCATCCCAGACGAGTTTTGACGGCTATCGGCTCGCATGGTTTTCCTTCCCGACTCTTGAATGCATGTCCGAGCCGCGCATTATCCAAACCGATCAGAATACGCGGACTTACCTCGGTATAGGATTCGAGAGGAATGCCAGCAAGATGGGTATATCGACTCTGCACATCGGATGCTATCAGAGTTTGTGGTCGTAGTTTTAACTCCTGTATAGTTCGAACACTCGTCAGATGATACTTCTGAGATGTATTTCTCGTAGGAGATATAGCAAGATCCACCTTGTGAGATTCATTCTCCATTCTTGTAGTTCCACCTGTCCACTTTAAGCAGAGCGTCTTCTGAGAACCTTGAAGTCCCAGCTCTTGCGCAAGAGAGTGTTCTATGAGCGTCAGCTCGGAACCATCATCAATAAACGCGTAAGTATGAACCATTTTAGATGGACCATAAAGTACGACGGGTACAATCCGGAACAACACCTCATTTGTCTGGCTTTAGTGAACATTGCAACTTGTGTTCGTAGCGGCATCTGTGTGTGGGAAACTTCTATCGACTTCAATTTTCTCTGCATGGAGTAGAGGATGGTGCAGGTAGCTACACCCATTGACTCCACATTTGCCTTGTTGTCTACACGTACCGTTGTGCTTGCGCAGACATTTACGACACAATTTCGCTTCTCGTATTACTGCCCACTTCGACTCGTAGCTCAGGTCGACGAATCGTTTGCATCTTGTAAGTGATGAACATGAACCTTTGCACGCGACGCACTTGTTTGGCGTGTCTCGTCCATGTGTATGAACCTCATTTGTTGGAACCGAAGGGGATCCGTACCAATTGACGTCAGTTTCGGAATGGAAGTTGATGAATGCGTCTTTCTTGTTGCCTCGGTTACGTGAAATAAAAGTAGTGGTCTGCATAACCGCGCTTGCATCCTCCGCTATACAATATAGCCAGGAACTAAAATCCGTAAGATTCGGGGCCGGATTACCTCGAGAATACTTCGCCCAATCCAATCGCAATGTTGGTGGTAGCCTATCCACTAATTCAAACTTGAGCGAAGCGTTGTACACGAAGTCCTGTACTCCACATGCTTCTATTGTTGCTACCAAAGAAGTGGAACCAGGAGAAGTGGAACCATCTTCCGCACTCATCACACTGCACCATTCTACTGTTGTCCCTTTCCGCGCACAACTCACAGCTATTGCGCCGATTCGGACGCGCGTGTCGTACCGGATTGCGTCTAACAACGACTTTGCCGCGTATATTTGACATAGGTTTGATTGTCGATTCCGCAGTCGAAGCTGGCTGCTTCGGCACTGCTCCTTTGCTAGTGGCGTTTGCTCTGCTGGCAACGTTGACATTTACCGCTGCAGTGCTCGATGCGCCTGCTTCCTGGTTCCTCACATCCAATGCGTCACTCGTCGCGACCGCTGCTGTATTCGTTGCATTTGTTGCACTCGCAGCAACACTGGAACTGCTGATAGGAACACCTGCAGTTGTATCTATCCTGGTTTGACAAGCGCTACCCGCTTCATCTTCCTGACGATCAGTAGACGCATCCTCAGCATTGTTTTTACCAAGTCCCGACTTCATTCCTTTGCCGGACATCTCACAGTTTGTCGATTAAAAGAAATTTGTAAAGTGTTGTGCGGTCACAAATGAATCCTAAATTTGTCAATTTATTCGAACATCCGTGCAGTGTATTCAAAAATGGTAATTACAAATTTCCTGAGAAATACATAGGTTACTTCAGTAATCAtactatataaatataaaatagagGGAACTCACTTTTAGTGATTCGTTACCGCACTATTCTGTACAGCCAGTTTTTACTCGCTGAGATTTTAATCAATCTTCAAATAAACttcaaattataattcaatattttgattACTAATTCTGAAAATCTACCTGGTAATCGCTCTATCAATAAATGAATAGTTTTAAGTTCTATTCAGCTTCAATTTATACCAATAAGAAATACAATATAAAATAGGTTCAATTTGATCACTCTCGCTATTCACAACCATCTATcctttttattgtttatatttactACTGTTGACAACTCCATGTCCGGTACGCGGTTAACAGTAGTAGTTGGGGCAGTAGTAGCAGTGATAAACAGCAATTGGGCAGTAGTGGCAACAACACCAGTAGGAGAGTTGTGGTTTGACGGGTCCGTAGACGTGGCGGGattaacacattaaaataaactcgcttgaatgtaattttcaattccaaggggaactggcagattatttttcagcaacgatcatttctttccaggtttcctctcgataaccagcaaacgaaaagagttgcgcgcgtgtatgtgtgtgtgtgtggcggctgcttctatgtcttcccgaggaaccgtatttcgatgctgatactctcttggtcaccttctcttctccttctgatcgatcggcttttttgcgctccctcacagttaaaacaaactgattgcatttcaggtcaggtcaagccaggtaatgaatacccaaccctcgccgttcagctcgttcagtaacgatgttgtcttgtcgatgtcctcaggcgtcgtgcacaaattacgtaacgcaaaaatcctgattttgaacctccccccctttcgtaacgcaatttcctatctctaataaacagaaagtaacgcaacatctaacccctccccccttatcgcgttacgtaatttgtgcacgacgcctcacgaaaaatgaatgggtttcaccatcagaaggtgtggtttacgatggcaatttggaaggcaaactagaggaaaatgaactctctgagtatgaaaatttcttcgactgagcaataatcgattgaaaattatataattttggcgatacgaaacattttccgtttttcatgttatgcatccattattggatacgaaaatatcctactgatggg
Protein-coding sequences here:
- the LOC129761156 gene encoding uncharacterized protein LOC129761156 produces the protein MVSKSERTSGPLTQQELIRAEKILYRLAQQCEYAEEISILFANRLNETESNTIPKNSSIVYFCPFLDESDVLRVRGRTGACSFINYDAVNPIILPRNHHVTHLIVLHYHRKYHHQNHNTVLNEIRQRYRIPRLKSVYATIRKGCQKCMNERVVPQPPAMSDLPPSRLAACSRPFTHMGVDYFGPIMVSANRKTEKRWVLIATCLTIRAIHLQIAHTLSTDSCIMALRNVIGRRGAPAVIYSDQGTNFRGANRELKVVLANLDQQRLIAEFTTPHTSWNFNPPASPHMGGAWERLIRTVKQNLNKLLPKGPLSYEVLENLLIEVENIVNSRPLTSIPLEDDESPVLTPNHFLLGSSNGLKPWTLLDDNPATLRNCWQHSQTLANQFWKQWLRDYLPSITRRPKWFDPAKPIEVGNIVVIVDPNSPRNCWPKGRVIATKPGADGQVRWATIQTAHGIYERPAVKIAVLDVGVPKDTPQKD
- the LOC129761157 gene encoding uncharacterized protein LOC129761157, encoding MVHTYAFIDDGSELTLIEHSLAQELGLQGSQKTLCLKWTGGTTRMENESHKVDLAISPTRNTSQKYHLTSVRTIQELKLRPQTLIASDVQSRYTHLAGIPLESYTEVSPRILIGLDNARLGHAFKSREGKPCEPIAVKTRLGWIVYGNCSSKQLFGSHINYHAVQVCECNEGSDENLHAAMKTYFTLDSMGIFKPDKLHLSVDDQRATKILETVTLKEGRFESGLLFKYDTVRLPDSKAMALKRWECLERRMKKDDVLAKTIREKMAEYVQKGYVRKLTEKELKTRRLCEWYLPVFPVFNPNKPGKLRLVWDAAATVQGISLNSVLLKGPDHMASLLSVLIQFREFRVAVCGDIREMFHQIMIRREDQYFQLFFWKENEDNDPPDVYIMKVMTFGACCSPATAQYVININAKRFEHECPQAVNAIVKNHYVDDMLASVETNEDAVKLVQDVKRIHAAGGFEMRNWLSNSLAVLASVQEEVTNEKNLGFGEENATEKVLGLWWNTTADCFTFKVSPRYNQDLLSGHRRPTKREVLRTLMMMFDPLGFIAHFLMYLKVLLQEIWRSSIDWDTHIEEPQFQKWLIWLKVLPEVNNVKIPRCYRVSVSLNSKVQMHTFVDASENGFAAVIYLRFEEGDVIETAFVSAKTRVAPLKFLSIPRSELQSSILGVRLANSVAQSLSARLSERYFWTDSRDVLCWINSDHRRYSQFVAFRVSEILETSDAKEWRWVPTNQNVADEGTKWSRQPDLSASSRWFQGPEFLRKPKAYWRLPHSMG